One segment of Brassica napus cultivar Da-Ae chromosome C3, Da-Ae, whole genome shotgun sequence DNA contains the following:
- the LOC106389325 gene encoding kinesin-like protein KIN-12F, with translation MADSRWSFLPKSVSAHLNPRSDIENAPPNIPEPRTKSISKSPALRSQIDRRGQVSATRRTALKSRSEVEEASNHPHVKVVVRIRPTKEYCWTVKKLSDDSYSVRDRKFTFDSVLDSIHNQEDVFQQIGVPLVRDALSGYNTSVLSYGQNGSGKTYTMWGPAGSMLEDPSPKGEQGLAPRIFQMLFSEIEREKMNSDVNYQCRCSFLEIYNGQISDLIDQTQRNLKIKDDAKNGTYVENLTAEYVDSYEDVAQILMKGLSSRKVGATSTSFQSSRSHVILSFIIESWSKGASTRCFNTTRTSRINLVDLAGVGTNVRDATKHCVEEEKFLKKSLSELGHVVDALAKKVHPGISDRSLHKTSCLTHLLQESLGGNSKLTILCNIFPIDKNTKRTMSTLRFGERAKSLGNKPLINEISEEDVNDLSDQIRLLKEELIRAKADCHSVGSKDNHHLGAKSARENLNQLRVSLNRSLMLPKIDIDEEEITVDEDDVKELHQQIKSFRGSFSEKQKKLPVYRESVSSSFVTAFGESELMDDDEIFSEEVEAEEKDLDESFKECDVDSAAAITKSTEKSRIKEFASANNMSINPCRQSLILQEPIQSESPKIRNSLRKSIALSSSCLRNQNSLAQSIKSSCLAESQHIRASLRGSKIFTGSTESLAASLRRGLDVIENPASNRCSVSLSSDNLTMQHSKEILQDDDQLPRSPLCPSCRQKSDTLLNVVEGDGHHQTEGLTEKQQELENLCTEQAAKIEQLTRLVEQHKHQTVNETEQLVGASNREQFSSANKNQLLSSSDVVESIKTNFDIGEKEPLLKEIEDLKTKLQKPVTMSTNELRSSLLARSFQLRNKNAEKDIEEERLKCTEMESEWISLTDELRIEIETQRSRADKAEGQLKQEKLSTEELEDALRRAVLGHARFVEHYTELQEKYNDLGSRYKATGEWITELKKAVAKAGKKGCGSRFAKSLATELSALRVERERERDFLKKENVSLKIQLRDTAEAVHTAGEVLVRLREAEQSASAAEEKFNEVEEENEKLKKKMEKLKRRHKLEMATLKQSLKQNTLPESALQPLHQRNLEIEEEGM, from the exons ATGGCGGATTCAAGATGGAGCTTCCTTCCCAAATCCGTATCCGCACACTTGAACCCTAGATCCGACATCGAGAACGCACCTCCGAACATCCCTGAGCCGAGAACTAAATCAATTTCAAAATCACCGGCTCTCAGGAGTCAGATCGACCGGCGAGGCCAAGTGTCAGCGACTCGG CGAACGGCGTTGAAATCTCGCAGTGAAGTGGAGGAAGCTTCGAATCATCCACATGTGAAGGTTGTGGTGAGGATTAGACCTACGAAAGAGTATTGCTGGACTGTTAAAAAGCTTTCCGATGATTCTTATTCCGTTAGGGATCGCAAGTTTACTTTCGACTCTGTTCTCGACTCCATTCATAATCAG GAGGATGTGTTTCAGCAAATAGGTGTTCCTTTGGTGAGGGATGCGTTATCAGGTTACAACACTAGTGTCCTATCATATGGACAG AATGGAAGCGGGAAGACATACACAATGTGGGGTCCAGCAGGTTCAATGCTGGAAGATCCCTCTCCTAAAGGCGAGCAAGGACTCGCGCCTCGTATCTTTCAGATGTTGTTTTCTGAAATCGAGAGA gagaagatgaACTCCGATGTCAACTATCAGTGCCGTTGTTCTTTTCTTGAG ATATACAATGGACAAATCAGTGATTTGATCGATCAAACCCAAAGAAACCTTAAG ATAAAGGATGACGCAAAGAATGGTACTTATGTTGAAAACCTGACTGCGGAATATGTGGATAGCTACGAGGATGTTGCTCAAATACTGATGAAG GGCCTGTCAAGCAGAAAAGTTGGAGCCACTAGCACAAGTTTTCAAAGTTCTAGATCACATGTCATACTTTCTTTCATTATCGAGTCCTGGAGCAAG GGAGCTTCAACAAGGTGTTTCAATACCACCAGAACAAGCAGGATCAACCTTGTTGATCTTGCTGGAGTGGGAACAAATGTACGTGATGCTACTAAACACTGTGTAGAGGAAGAGAAATTCTTAAAGAAGTCCCTATCCGAGCTCGG ACATGTTGTGGATGCTCTTGCCAAAAAAGTCCACCCTGGGATATCTGACCGCAGTCTTCATAAAACCTCCTGCTTGACGCATTTATTGCAAGAATCGCTTGGTGGCAATTCAAAACTCACTATCCTGTGCAACATTTTTCCAATCGACAA AAACACAAAAAGAACAATGAGCACCCTTCGCTTTGGTGAACGAGCTAAATCTTTGGGAAACAAACCACTGATAAATGAGATCTCAGAAGAAGATGTGAATGATTTGAGTGACCAGATTCGTCTTCTAAAG GAAGAGCTTATAAGAGCGAAAGCTGATTGTCATTCTGTTGGGAGTAAAGATAATCATCATCTTGGAGCAAAGAGTGCACGTGAAAATTTGAATCAACTAAGAGTTAGTCTTAACCGGTCTCTAATGCTGCCAAAAATTGATATTGATGAGGAAGAGATAACGGTTGATGAGGATGATGTAAAGGAATTGCATCAGCAAATCAAGTCCTTCCGTGGTTCATTCAGTGAGAAACAAAAGAAGCTCCCTGTCTACAGAGAGTCAGTCAGCTCTTCCTTTGTTACAGCATTCGGTGAATCAGAGCTAATGGATGATGATGAGATTTTTTCAGAAGAAGTAGAAGCTGAAGAGAAAGATTTGGATGAATCTTTCAAAGAATGTGACGTCGACAGTGCTGCAGCAATCACCAAATCAACTGAGAAATCCAGGATAAAGGAATTTGCATCGGCAAACAACATGTCAATAAATCCTTGCCGTCAATCTTTAATCTTGCAAGAACCAATCCAGTCAGAGTCTCCTAAAATCAGAAACTCTTTAAGGAAGAGCATAGCTCTTTCTTCCTCATGTCTCAGGAATCAGAATAGCCTGGCGCAGAGCATAAAGTCCTCGTGTCTTGCGGAGAGCCAACATATCAGGGCATCTTTACGTGGAAGCAAGATATTCACAGGTTCTACAGAATCTCTAGCTGCAAGTCTGCGGAGAGGCTTGGATGTTATTGAAAATCCTGCATCAAACCGATGCTCGGTTTCCTTGTCTTCTGATAACTTGACCATGCAACATTCCAAGGAGATACTGCAGGATGATGATCAACTACCTCGTTCACCACTCTGTCCTTCCTGCAGACAGAAATCTGATACATTATTAAATGTTGTTGAGGGA GATGGACATCATCAAACGGAAGGGCTTACTGAGAAGCAGCAAGAGCTCGAAAATCTGTGCACAGAGCAAGCAGCCAAGATTGAGCAACTAACTCGCCTG GTGGAGCAACACAAACATCAAACTGTGAATGAAACAGAACAGCTTGTGGGAGCAAGTAACCGAGAACAGTTTTCTTCAGCAAACAAAAATCAG CTTCTTAGCTCTAGTGATGTTGTTGAGTCCATAAAGACAAACTTTGATATTGGCGAGAAGGAGCCATTACTCAAAGAAATTGAAGATCTGAAAACCAAATTGCAGAAACCTGTGACCATGTCCACCAACGAACTGAGATCATCTTTGTTGGCCCGTTCGTTTCAACTGCGCAACAAGAATGCTGAAAAAGATATCGAGGAAGAACGACTTAAGTGCACAGAAATGGAGAGCGAGTGGATATCATTGACAGACGAACTCAGAATTGAGATTGAAACACAACGCTCACGCGCAGATAAAGCTGAAGGACAGCTTAAACAAGAGAAACTATCTACTGAGGAGTTAGAGGATGCACTTCGAAGAGCTGTTCTTGGTCATGCCAGGTTTGTTGAGCATTACACAGAGCTACAAGAGAAGTACAACGACTTAGGATCAAGGTATAAAGCAACGGGAGAATGGATAACAGAGTTGAAGAAGGCAGTAGCAAAGGCTGGGAAAAAAGGTTGCGGTTCCCGTTTCGCTAAATCACTTGCAACTGAGCTCTCTGCACTCCGagtagaaagagagagagaaagggattttttgaaaaaggagAACGTGAGCCTTAAGATTCAACTGAGGGATACTGCTGAAGCTGTTCATACTGCTGGAGAAGTTCTTGTTAGGCTCAGAGAAGCCGAACAATCAGCATCAGCTGCTGAG GAGAAGTTTAATGAGGTGGAAGAAGAAAACGAGAAGCTaaagaagaaaatggaaaagCTGAAGAGGAGACACAAGTTAGAAATGGCAACACTCAAACAGAGTCTAAAGCAAAACACACTGCCAGAATCTGCATTGCAGCCACTGCATCAGAGGAACTTGGAGATTGAAGAAGAAGGTATGTAG